The nucleotide window CAGCCTGGAAGGGGTCCGCCCACACGGGCTGCTGCCTGGCGGGATTGCGTGTCTGTGTGACGGAGCTACCCACCACAGCCTCCAGAGTGTCGGGAAGGGAACGTACGGAATGCAGAGAAACAGGCGAAGCGGCCTGGACGATTAACCAGCCAACACTCACCTTCAGGACACATCCCGAAGTGCCATGAATCGGCCCTGCTCCCGGAATGCCTGATGGGGGACACCGTCGCAGGATGACTTGACTATAAACAGCCCACGAAAGGCGCACATCGCGCGCAAGCGAAAACAGGGGGGGTGGTGCGGAGACTAGGGGGGAATCGTAAATGTTAGGGGTGAGCAAACCGGGCCTTCGAATTCAGTGGGGGTGTGCCCGCCGCTGGCTCCGCCGAGTGGTTTCATGGTGTGAGTGCAGGCGTTGGTTCTCTTGGCTCCGGAAGTCGGAGGCGTTACGCGCTTCGTGCTTGATGAGGCGGTTGTTGCCTTCGGCGGCAGTGTGGGCGATCCCGGAGCGATCCGGAGAGGCGTGGGGGTGGGTGGCGGCGCGGTGGAGCATGTCGCGCAGGTGTTCTTTGGCCTGGAGGCCCGCCTGGATCTGCCGTCCGTAGGCCCCTATGTTGTCCAACTCGGTATTGAGGAGGGTGGGTTGGTCTTCGGTGAGGTCTTTCTTGTTGCGACGTAGGATTTTCCCGGACGCACCCGGGCCCTGGGTGGTCGCTCGCTGCTCAAGCCCGAGGCGCGACGGACTATCGCTGAACCGCAGACGCCCGTGGCCGGTACGAGGCGCTCGAGCGTGGCCTCTGTGCAATCATCCACGGTGCCCCGGGTCGTTCACCACGGTCGCCCACTGCCGCCTGCTGTGCCTCCTGGGAGGAAGCGCCGGCATGTCCAAAAGGGCAAAGATCTTCTGGGAAGCTGGACTCCGGACCGGGCGTCCATGCAATGTGACAGAGCGAGATCCGCCATACCTGTCCGTCCGGTCCCTTCCGAATCCGAGGAAGTCAGCGTCATCCACAGGAGTTCGGATGCTGCCACGTATCCGCACACCCTTTCTTTCCGAGTCCCTTCGCGGCGGCGCAGATCTCCAGAACGCCAGCAGAATCCGCAGCGATGACCAGAGGGTGAGGGAGAGTGGGCGTGCCGACCTCGGACTTACCGTGGTTCCGTTTCCGTCGCCGCCTCACCCGCGGTGATTTCTCGCCACGGCCTGCGTGGTGATGTCTCCGCGGTCGACCGGCCGTCAGGAACGATAAAAGGCGGGGGCAGAGGGAAATGAGGTTGAAGTGCACTTCCGGATACTGGGCTCTCTTCAGGCAGGCGTGGACGGCGCGATGTTGCCGCTCGCCGGTCTGATCGAACGCCGGCTGCTCGACCTGTGGCGGGGTGCGGCACTCGCCGACTGGCGGACGGCGATCCGCACCGGCCCGGACCGGTCGCTCTGGAGAGCGAGCGGCTGGGCGCCCTGGGGGAGCACTTCGACGCCGGACCGGCGCTCGGCCACCACCATGAGCTTCTGGGCGCGCCGCAGCCGGCGTTGCCGAGGACCCGCTTCGTGAGCGGCTGAGCGGCCAGCTGATGCCGGCGCTCTACCGGTGCGGTCGGCAGACCGGCGCGCTGTCGGTGTTCCGGCACATCAGGAGCGAACTCGTGGAGCGGTTCGGACCGGAGCCGTGCCGGGAGCTGCGTCGTCTGGAACGCGCCATCCTCGAACACGCCCCCGACCTGGAGGTGCCGGCGGCTGGGTCCGTGCGGGAGCGCCGAAGGGCGCCCGAGCGGGCCAGGGTGCCGACCCTCGTCGCACAGTAGGCGCCATGTCGGCCGGACGCGCCCGATGCCCGTGACGCTCCGTCCGTGAGCCGTGTGCTGCCGCGGGTGGGCAGGGACCACAGGAGCGATCACCGTGTGGTGTCCGACCGCGTGGAGGGCGGCGATCGGCAGCGTACGGACCACCGGTCGACGGCTCGGGGAGGGGTCGATATTTCCGAACTCACCCTCAGTATCCAGCCATTGAGGCATTCCAGGGGCGACAGGCCGGTTGATACGGTCCGTCGTCAATGTCGGATGTTCATTCCTCGATGCGCATCACATCGCGCATCCAAGCCAATAGTGCGCTGCTGACTTGCAGTTGTGTCTTGCGAGAGGACCCCCGTGAGCGACATCCTTGAAGTAGTCCTGTCGAAACATGCAACCCCGGAGTTCAAGAACTGGCAGAAAAATGGGGGACTCCTCTTCCTTCGTGGACCGAAATGCGCAGGGAAGACCACCACGCTCAACCGGATCTGCGCATCGGAAGCAGAGTCCGGAGTGCTGAGCCTGTGGGCGACGGGCTGGCTGAACGAGTACGGTTCCCCCTTCGGAGTCCTGCAGCAGATCCTGGACCAGTTGGACGCGGCGGACGAGTGCGGAGACCAACCGAACAGATCCGGCCCCTCGTCGTCCCTCGCGGATCGTCGAGGGCACCCGTCCGGCGTGACCTATGAGTGGGTGTACGCCCGGCTGTTGAAGGTCGCGGCGAAACGTCCCCTGCTCATAGTCGTCGACGACATCAACTATGTGGACGGCCCGTCACAATTGTTCCTGCGCTTCGTGGCGCGGCGACTGAAGGGGACGCGCATCCGGCTGGCCATGGCCGAGCGAACAGGATGCGCCCTTTCGTTCTGCGACGACCTGCGCACGGACATCCTGCGACTGCCGTACACCAGCCTGGTCCGGCTGCGGCTCCTGGGACGCAAGCAGATCGCCCGGTCTCTCACCGAGCACGTCCCGCAATTCCGCGCTTCCTTCCCGTGCTCGGCAGCGAACCGCATGGCCGATGACATCCATGACCTGACCGGCGGCAACCTGCTCCTCGTCGACGTTCTGATGCGGACGTGGCTCACGACGGCCGATCCGAAGCGGAAGGAGCTGACCGTCGACACTGCCTTCCACGACTGTGTACGGGGCATGATCAGCGACACGGACATGCCCGGCATGCTCAGCGGCGCCCACGCGGTGGCCGTCCTCGGCGACTTCGCCTCCCTGCCACGGCTGGCCCGACTGCTCGGGATCGACATCACCAGGGCCAGCAGGGTCTTCGGCGCGCTCAACGACCTCGGCATGCTGGCCGGCGACTGCCTGCGGCCCGAAATGCGCCGAGCGTTACTCCAGGACGAGAGTTTCACCGCGCGTGGAGAGCTGCATCTGCGGGCAGCACATGTCCTTTTCGAGGACAGCGCGCCCCTGGCACAGGTCGTGGAGCACCTCACCGCGGTGGGGAGGATCGGCGCGCCGTGGGATCTGCCACTTGTCCTGAGCCTCGTCAACCAGGCCCTGAAGAGCGGCAGTACGGACGTGGCCAGTGGGCTGCTCAAGCTGGCCAAGATCTCCGCCGTCGGCCCCGAAGAGCGCTCCGCCGTGGAGATGATGCTGCTGCGCACCACCTGGCTGACCGACCCCGGGCTGGTGGCCTCCCTGTTGCCGACGCTGGGCCGCGCTGCCTTCCGCGGTGTCCTGAACGCGACGGACCTGGCGTTCCTGGTGCGCGCGGCGCTGTGGCACGGCTTGACAGAGCTCGCCGCAGAGTTGATGCCCCTGATGCGTGAGAAAGCTCCGCAGCCCCCCTATCCGGCCGAGGTCGGTCTCGCGGAAGCGCTCTACAGCCTGTGGAGCGGCGCGCCGATGAACTGGGCGACGTTGGAACTGTCCTCTTCGAGTGAGGCCGACGAGCGTTATGGGCCGGGTGCCGACGTGCATTCGCTGCTCACCGGTCTGCGCAAAATCCATGACCCGATGAATGAGCGCGGCCGGGACCAGGCGATTTTCTGGGCCGAGCAGGTGCTCCAGGGCATCCGAGTCCAGTCCTCCGCGGTGGAAAGCCTGCTGTTCGCCTCCACCGTGCTGGAAAGTATGGGCTCACTGCCCGCCGCGCGGCCGTGGTTCACCCACCTGTCGGAGGCGCTCGAAGCGCATCCGTCGCCGCTGTGGGAGGCGCTTGTGTCTGTTTTCCAGGCGAAGATCTCGTTGGAGCTCGGTGACCTCGGCTCCGCGTACCGGCTGATCCAGAAGGCGCTCGCGCGCAAGCCCTGGCATGAATGGGGTGCGCCGATCGCCGGTATCGCGGCGCTGCTGGTCCAGACTCTGACTGAGATGGGCAGGCCGCAGGAGGCCGCAGAGGTGCTCGACCGTCCCATTCCCCCGGCGGCGTACCAGGGATGTGGCGGTCTGAAGTACGTACACGCACGTGGCAGGTACCACCTGGCGACCGGTCGGCTGCACGCGGCGTTGGCCGACTTCGAGTCATGCAGGGACATGAGTGCCTCCCTGTGGATCGAGATGCCTGTGCTCGCCGACAAGACCCACTTGATGGTGCCCTGGCGCTGCGGGATGGCGGAGGCATATCTGGCCCTCGGGGACGTGGCGGGCGCCCGGGAAGCTCTCCAGCAACAGCTGAAACAGCCACCCAAGGAGGAGTCGTCCGTCCACGGGACCACGCTGCGCCTCCTGGCCAGGACCACCAAGGACGACGCCCAGCGGCTCTCCCTGCTGAAGAGCTCCGCGGACACACTGGAACGCCATGGAAGCAGGTTGCAGCTCGCGTACACGCTGACCGAGCTCGCCGCCGCCTACCGGGAGACCGCGCGACTGAACCTCGCCCGGACCACGTCGAAGCGGGCCCGGCGCATGGCCGAGCAGTGCGAGGCAGGCCGGCTGCTCGATCTCGTCACCGCGGACGCCCACGGGGCCGGTCGGGAAAAACACCAGGTCCGCCACCACCCGGAACTCGCCGAACTCAGCTCCGCCGAACGGCGCGTGGCGGTCCTGGCGATCTTGGGACACACGAACCGGGAGATTTCCGGGAAGCTGTTCATCACCGCCAGCACGGTGGAGCAGCACCTGACGCGCATCTACCGAAAACTCCAGGTACAGCATCGCGAGGACCTGCTGGACAAGTTCTCCACCGTGTTCATG belongs to Streptomyces sp. NBC_01454 and includes:
- a CDS encoding BTAD domain-containing putative transcriptional regulator — its product is MPALYRCGRQTGALSVFRHIRSELVERFGPEPCRELRRLERAILEHAPDLEVPAAGSVRERRRAPERARVPTLVAQ
- a CDS encoding LuxR C-terminal-related transcriptional regulator, with the protein product MSDILEVVLSKHATPEFKNWQKNGGLLFLRGPKCAGKTTTLNRICASEAESGVLSLWATGWLNEYGSPFGVLQQILDQLDAADECGDQPNRSGPSSSLADRRGHPSGVTYEWVYARLLKVAAKRPLLIVVDDINYVDGPSQLFLRFVARRLKGTRIRLAMAERTGCALSFCDDLRTDILRLPYTSLVRLRLLGRKQIARSLTEHVPQFRASFPCSAANRMADDIHDLTGGNLLLVDVLMRTWLTTADPKRKELTVDTAFHDCVRGMISDTDMPGMLSGAHAVAVLGDFASLPRLARLLGIDITRASRVFGALNDLGMLAGDCLRPEMRRALLQDESFTARGELHLRAAHVLFEDSAPLAQVVEHLTAVGRIGAPWDLPLVLSLVNQALKSGSTDVASGLLKLAKISAVGPEERSAVEMMLLRTTWLTDPGLVASLLPTLGRAAFRGVLNATDLAFLVRAALWHGLTELAAELMPLMREKAPQPPYPAEVGLAEALYSLWSGAPMNWATLELSSSSEADERYGPGADVHSLLTGLRKIHDPMNERGRDQAIFWAEQVLQGIRVQSSAVESLLFASTVLESMGSLPAARPWFTHLSEALEAHPSPLWEALVSVFQAKISLELGDLGSAYRLIQKALARKPWHEWGAPIAGIAALLVQTLTEMGRPQEAAEVLDRPIPPAAYQGCGGLKYVHARGRYHLATGRLHAALADFESCRDMSASLWIEMPVLADKTHLMVPWRCGMAEAYLALGDVAGAREALQQQLKQPPKEESSVHGTTLRLLARTTKDDAQRLSLLKSSADTLERHGSRLQLAYTLTELAAAYRETARLNLARTTSKRARRMAEQCEAGRLLDLVTADAHGAGREKHQVRHHPELAELSSAERRVAVLAILGHTNREISGKLFITASTVEQHLTRIYRKLQVQHREDLLDKFSTVFMALEQSG